The Butyrivibrio sp. AE3004 genome contains a region encoding:
- a CDS encoding type III pantothenate kinase, with the protein MSRIMAVDIGNSSIAVGIFNGTELEFTGKIGTMRDYTEKELIKALSGLLKNYIHEKSFEKCHNTFVDYPFEGSILSSVVPEINVVTLRAMEEITGKKPLMMSSLLHTQIDVSKYDEGRIGADRIVDLSAAKALFPDRPVMVCDLGTCTTITVADENGQLAGGMISPGIQLCLDAEAQRTAQLPQLSAGEVTEILGTDTVSNMMSGAVAGTAMMIQGVAKRVASKYHFDEMELVITGGLGEYVIPWMEMDVYYEKQLLLKGLNAIYWLNSNCDEMGVKYATREKYTIRSYRRDRSLQVG; encoded by the coding sequence ATGAGCAGAATAATGGCTGTTGATATAGGTAATTCAAGCATAGCGGTTGGTATTTTTAATGGCACTGAACTGGAATTTACAGGAAAAATCGGGACAATGCGTGATTATACCGAAAAAGAGCTGATCAAGGCTCTTTCCGGTCTTTTAAAGAATTACATACATGAAAAAAGCTTCGAAAAATGTCATAATACTTTTGTGGATTATCCTTTTGAAGGCTCAATCCTTTCATCTGTAGTTCCGGAGATTAATGTAGTTACTCTTAGGGCGATGGAAGAGATTACCGGGAAAAAGCCTCTTATGATGAGCTCCTTACTTCATACACAAATAGATGTTTCTAAATATGACGAAGGAAGGATAGGGGCAGATCGAATTGTAGACCTTTCTGCTGCTAAGGCTCTTTTCCCCGATAGACCTGTTATGGTCTGTGATCTTGGCACCTGTACTACGATTACCGTGGCAGATGAAAATGGACAACTCGCAGGTGGGATGATATCTCCGGGGATACAGCTATGCCTTGATGCAGAGGCGCAGAGAACAGCACAGCTTCCTCAATTGTCAGCAGGAGAAGTAACAGAAATTCTAGGTACTGATACGGTCTCAAATATGATGAGTGGAGCTGTTGCAGGAACCGCAATGATGATACAAGGGGTCGCAAAACGTGTAGCAAGCAAATATCACTTTGATGAAATGGAACTTGTGATAACAGGCGGATTGGGAGAATATGTAATTCCCTGGATGGAAATGGATGTATACTATGAGAAACAACTACTTCTTAAAGGCTTGAATGCTATATATTGGCTCAATTCAAACTGTGATGAAATGGGAGTAAAATATGCTACAAGGGAAAAATATACTATTAGGAGTTACAGGAGGGATCGCAGCTTACAAGTCGGCTGA
- the coaBC gene encoding bifunctional phosphopantothenoylcysteine decarboxylase/phosphopantothenate--cysteine ligase CoaBC, which translates to MLQGKNILLGVTGGIAAYKSADLASKLIKQHANVDVIMTANAMEFITPLTFEALTHNKCVTDTFDRKHPWEVEHIALADKADILVIAPATANCIAKLAAGIADDMLTTTALACTCKKIIAPAMNTHMYENPITQRNLQTLKDFGHIIIEPDEGYLACGTVGKGRMEEPAGIVEAIIHEIAAPKDMEGMRVLVTAGPTREAIDPVRYITNHSTGKMGIALARAAANRGADVTLVIGPTDVPTPSYVTTVPVTSAQDMFDEVTKRAGEQDIIIKAAAVADYTPESISDNKIKKSEDDKDLSISLKRTQDILKWLGEHKKENQILCGFSMETENMMENSRKKLHKKNLDMICANNLKVAGAGFGVDTNVITIISRDSEAELELMSKDNAANRILDALKKIREK; encoded by the coding sequence ATGCTACAAGGGAAAAATATACTATTAGGAGTTACAGGAGGGATCGCAGCTTACAAGTCGGCTGATCTTGCTTCTAAGCTCATAAAGCAACACGCAAATGTCGATGTTATAATGACTGCAAATGCTATGGAGTTTATAACGCCTCTAACATTTGAGGCGTTGACGCATAATAAATGTGTTACGGATACTTTTGACAGAAAACATCCATGGGAAGTGGAGCATATAGCACTAGCCGATAAAGCAGATATCCTTGTAATCGCACCTGCTACTGCTAACTGTATAGCTAAACTGGCTGCAGGAATAGCAGATGACATGCTGACTACAACAGCATTGGCATGCACATGTAAAAAAATAATAGCACCTGCGATGAATACACATATGTATGAAAATCCGATTACACAGCGCAACCTTCAAACCCTTAAGGATTTTGGACATATTATAATTGAGCCGGATGAAGGATACCTTGCCTGCGGAACTGTCGGAAAAGGACGGATGGAAGAACCGGCTGGAATTGTGGAAGCAATAATTCATGAGATTGCAGCTCCAAAAGATATGGAGGGTATGCGAGTTCTTGTAACGGCTGGTCCGACAAGGGAAGCCATTGATCCGGTAAGATACATAACAAATCATTCTACGGGGAAAATGGGAATTGCACTCGCAAGGGCTGCTGCGAACAGAGGTGCAGATGTTACGCTGGTTATCGGGCCAACAGATGTTCCGACACCATCGTATGTTACTACTGTACCTGTGACATCTGCTCAGGATATGTTTGATGAAGTTACGAAAAGAGCAGGTGAACAGGATATTATTATTAAAGCAGCTGCAGTTGCTGACTATACTCCCGAATCGATTTCAGACAATAAGATAAAAAAGTCTGAGGATGATAAAGATCTTTCAATTTCACTAAAGCGTACGCAGGATATTCTGAAGTGGCTTGGCGAACATAAGAAAGAAAATCAGATTTTATGCGGGTTCTCAATGGAAACAGAGAACATGATGGAGAATTCCAGAAAAAAACTTCATAAGAAGAATCTTGATATGATTTGTGCTAATAATCTTAAGGTGGCAGGAGCTGGATTTGGTGTAGATACAAATGTTATTACGATTATTTCCAGAGATAGTGAAGCTGAACTTGAGCTTATGAGCAAAGACAATGCAGCAAACCGCATTCTTGATGCACTAAAAAAGATACGAGAAAAATAA
- a CDS encoding metallophosphoesterase, giving the protein MWLIVFIVAIALVVVGAVYMIGQISRFSAINRIVEKNKLAGSILSSVIIASVFLIICYTMSVVDGIVVFLSTLMFFLLFGIIGKVVKKYTGKDYKGNLWGLLAVITSVIYLGVSFYLCNNVWETTYNIHTDKAIGKLKIAMFADSHLGTTFDGDGFAEKMKTIEEQAPDVLLIAGDMVDDSTKKVDIQKACNALGKLKIKYGVWFSFGNHDEGYYNGRDFTGQELREILKSNGVHVLEDECSLIDDRFYIVGRLDKGYDSRKSIDELITGLDTDKYIIVIDHQPNDYANEAATAADLVVSGHTHGGQLIPITYLGEWFGVNDMTYGYKKLNETNFIVTSGISDWAIRFKSGTKSEYVIINVEE; this is encoded by the coding sequence ATGTGGCTTATCGTCTTTATTGTTGCAATTGCGCTGGTTGTGGTAGGCGCGGTATATATGATTGGACAGATTTCCAGATTCAGTGCGATTAATAGAATTGTGGAAAAAAACAAGCTCGCGGGTTCAATTCTATCCTCTGTTATAATTGCTTCAGTATTTTTGATAATATGCTATACCATGTCAGTAGTTGATGGAATAGTAGTGTTTTTAAGCACGCTGATGTTTTTCTTACTATTTGGAATAATAGGCAAAGTGGTAAAAAAATACACCGGTAAAGACTATAAAGGTAATTTATGGGGATTATTGGCTGTTATTACATCTGTTATATATCTGGGAGTATCTTTTTATCTGTGTAATAACGTGTGGGAAACAACCTATAATATTCATACGGATAAGGCTATCGGGAAACTGAAAATTGCTATGTTTGCGGACTCTCATTTAGGTACGACCTTTGATGGTGACGGTTTTGCGGAGAAGATGAAAACTATAGAGGAACAGGCACCGGATGTTTTATTGATAGCGGGTGATATGGTTGATGATTCTACAAAAAAAGTAGATATACAAAAGGCCTGCAATGCGTTGGGAAAACTGAAGATTAAATATGGTGTCTGGTTTTCATTCGGTAACCATGATGAAGGCTATTATAATGGCAGAGATTTCACGGGACAGGAATTAAGAGAGATACTTAAAAGCAATGGGGTTCATGTTCTTGAGGATGAGTGTAGTCTTATAGATGACAGATTTTACATTGTAGGAAGACTTGATAAAGGATATGATTCTCGTAAAAGCATAGATGAGCTCATTACAGGACTGGATACAGATAAGTACATAATTGTTATTGATCATCAGCCAAATGATTATGCAAATGAGGCAGCGACAGCTGCAGATCTTGTAGTATCAGGACATACACATGGTGGACAGCTCATACCCATTACCTACCTGGGAGAGTGGTTTGGGGTGAATGATATGACATACGGATATAAGAAACTGAATGAAACCAATTTTATCGTTACATCAGGCATATCTGATTGGGCAATCAGATTCAAGTCCGGAACTAAATCTGAATATGTCATTATAAATGTTGAGGAATAA
- a CDS encoding ABC transporter ATP-binding protein, with the protein MIQVKNIVKTYGDHKAVDHLSFSLEKGKIYGFLGPNGAGKSTTMNIMTGYIAPNEGSVTINGHDILKDAESAKKHIGYLPEMPPLYTDMTIREYLDFAMELKKVPKKERRDQISKILKMTMLGEYEDRVIRNLSKGYKQRVGLAQALVGFPEVIILDEPTVGLDPQQIIEIRSLIRSLKEDHIVILSSHILSEINEVCDDVMIISHGKLVEQGTPEELEAKFQGKERINMAILGNPELIKSTLEAIDSISDISISEEPDTQGSYEVSVTNGEAGDIRTDVAKALALAGLPVLSMEVEKKTLEDVFLEVTSQTPAYDQKEKKQKKHFAEKNTMLSDTEKSTVPDEMRTDRKEKSLISEANEEKDRHLIRDEKGNEVNINRASLEEGEVNE; encoded by the coding sequence GTGATACAAGTAAAAAATATTGTTAAAACGTATGGTGATCATAAAGCAGTGGATCACCTGTCTTTTTCTCTTGAAAAAGGGAAAATCTACGGCTTTTTAGGTCCAAACGGAGCCGGTAAATCCACGACAATGAATATTATGACAGGATATATAGCTCCAAATGAAGGTTCAGTTACAATTAATGGACATGATATTTTGAAGGATGCAGAATCCGCTAAAAAACATATAGGGTATCTTCCGGAGATGCCACCATTATATACGGATATGACTATACGTGAATATCTTGACTTTGCGATGGAATTAAAAAAAGTACCTAAAAAAGAACGCAGAGATCAGATTTCAAAGATTTTAAAAATGACAATGCTTGGTGAATATGAAGACAGAGTGATACGTAATCTTTCCAAGGGATACAAACAGCGTGTAGGTCTTGCGCAGGCACTTGTTGGTTTCCCTGAGGTCATAATTCTTGATGAGCCCACTGTAGGGCTGGATCCACAGCAGATAATTGAGATAAGAAGTCTTATACGATCATTGAAAGAAGATCATATCGTTATTTTGAGTTCACATATTCTATCAGAGATAAATGAAGTCTGTGACGATGTAATGATAATATCTCACGGTAAGCTTGTGGAGCAAGGAACTCCTGAGGAACTTGAAGCCAAGTTTCAGGGAAAAGAACGTATCAATATGGCTATTCTTGGCAATCCTGAACTTATCAAAAGTACTTTGGAGGCTATTGATAGTATTTCTGATATTTCAATCTCAGAGGAACCGGATACACAAGGAAGCTATGAGGTATCTGTAACTAATGGCGAAGCAGGAGATATTCGTACAGATGTAGCCAAAGCTCTCGCACTGGCAGGTCTTCCGGTTCTTTCAATGGAAGTAGAGAAAAAAACATTGGAAGATGTTTTCCTTGAAGTTACAAGTCAGACACCTGCATATGATCAAAAAGAGAAAAAGCAAAAGAAACATTTTGCCGAAAAAAACACCATGCTTTCAGATACAGAAAAGAGCACTGTACCAGATGAAATGAGAACAGACCGAAAAGAAAAGAGTCTAATATCAGAAGCAAATGAGGAAAAAGATAGGCATTTGATAAGAGACGAGAAAGGAAACGAAGTAAATATAAATAGAGCATCTTTAGAAGAAGGGGAGGTTAACGAATAA
- a CDS encoding Gldg family protein: MLAIFKRDFKSYMHSFIGPLFIGVVVALFSLFFIMFNLLGLSNNINGALYNLGYWGLMFTIPILCMRAFSEERRSKTDQMILTAPVSVYSIVIGKFLAISTVFAIPTALFCIVPVVLTKFGTIPFIWNYTSLLGFFLYGIMLIAICLFISNLSDNPLICAVISIITIVICNLSVNFYDKSNSQVLKTILASTIDFSTRMANMMTGNCDITSVVYFITVTILFLFLTVQIIQKRRYSVSKKNFSISAYSTVSIIVMISVVIAANMAALQIPDTFREIDVTAQNIYSLSDATKNVVTGINDDVTLYFFAKEDDNNNSTKDQGIEKVLKHYTALNDHIKLEYIDPVINPQLAKKYTDSDINYSSVIVVNENTGRSRVVNYNDMYETSVNYQTYQQTVTGYDTEGEITYALQYVCLPEDKLMKAYVVTGHKEGNFSDSFNDVISKDNMDITEISLLTTTEIPSDCDLLILNSPAVDYNEQEADAVIKYLDNGGNVLITTYYQTNGSLDNFGKILDYYGVKVEPGVLMENDSNRYIASQTPYYLLPVVGNDDITNGVNSETTGAVFTPLSQPLSYTEKDGVTVTELLTTSDSAYIQYLSANAEDNLQMSNAGKWDIGLKAVKTLDSGSSTAVIYSSADMFTDQADQMVHGNNLILFGNTLKSLVSFDVELVTIPSKAADSPITMAGQTAIFFMLIMLLTVVLIFASGLGVWISRRKR, encoded by the coding sequence ATGCTCGCAATTTTTAAAAGAGATTTCAAATCATATATGCACTCGTTTATCGGGCCGCTTTTTATTGGTGTAGTTGTTGCACTTTTTTCACTGTTTTTTATAATGTTCAATTTGCTTGGACTGTCAAACAATATAAATGGTGCTTTATATAATTTGGGATATTGGGGGTTGATGTTTACCATACCGATTTTGTGTATGAGGGCATTTTCTGAAGAGAGACGTAGCAAAACGGATCAGATGATTCTTACTGCACCTGTTTCGGTGTACAGTATCGTTATTGGGAAATTTCTTGCTATATCAACAGTTTTTGCAATTCCGACAGCATTATTCTGCATAGTTCCTGTTGTACTTACGAAATTTGGTACCATTCCGTTTATATGGAATTATACAAGTTTACTTGGATTTTTTCTTTATGGAATAATGCTGATAGCTATTTGTTTATTTATATCAAATTTGTCCGATAACCCACTTATCTGCGCGGTTATTTCAATAATAACAATTGTAATTTGTAATCTTAGTGTAAATTTTTATGATAAGTCAAATTCACAAGTTTTAAAAACCATTCTTGCATCAACCATTGATTTTTCTACAAGAATGGCAAATATGATGACAGGTAATTGCGATATTACATCTGTTGTTTATTTTATTACTGTGACAATTCTGTTTCTCTTCTTAACTGTGCAGATAATTCAAAAGCGCAGATACTCTGTCTCAAAGAAAAACTTTAGTATCAGTGCCTATAGTACCGTATCAATAATTGTAATGATAAGTGTTGTGATTGCTGCAAATATGGCAGCTTTGCAGATTCCGGATACTTTTAGAGAGATAGATGTTACAGCCCAGAATATATATTCATTATCGGACGCTACAAAAAACGTGGTTACAGGCATAAATGATGATGTGACTTTGTATTTTTTCGCAAAAGAAGATGATAATAATAACAGCACAAAGGATCAGGGGATTGAAAAAGTTCTAAAGCATTATACTGCTCTTAATGATCATATCAAACTTGAGTACATAGATCCTGTAATCAATCCGCAACTTGCAAAAAAATATACCGATAGTGATATTAATTATTCCAGCGTTATAGTTGTAAATGAAAATACAGGCAGAAGCAGGGTGGTTAACTATAATGATATGTATGAAACAAGTGTAAATTATCAGACGTATCAACAGACTGTAACAGGCTATGACACAGAAGGTGAAATTACATACGCTCTTCAGTATGTGTGCTTGCCTGAGGATAAATTAATGAAAGCTTATGTTGTAACCGGACATAAGGAAGGAAATTTTTCAGATTCTTTTAATGATGTTATTTCAAAAGATAACATGGATATCACAGAGATATCTTTACTGACAACAACGGAAATTCCTTCAGATTGCGATCTCCTGATACTGAATTCACCTGCTGTTGATTATAACGAGCAGGAGGCAGATGCGGTAATAAAATATCTGGATAATGGCGGCAATGTACTGATTACAACTTATTACCAGACAAACGGATCGCTTGATAATTTCGGGAAAATTCTGGATTACTATGGGGTGAAAGTGGAACCCGGAGTGCTTATGGAAAATGACAGTAACAGATATATTGCATCACAGACACCTTATTATCTTCTGCCGGTTGTAGGAAATGATGATATCACAAATGGTGTGAATTCCGAAACAACAGGTGCGGTATTCACTCCTCTTTCACAGCCACTTTCATATACGGAGAAAGATGGGGTGACAGTAACCGAGCTTTTGACTACATCTGATTCTGCTTATATTCAGTATTTATCAGCAAATGCTGAAGATAATCTTCAAATGAGTAATGCGGGGAAATGGGACATAGGATTAAAGGCTGTAAAAACACTTGATTCAGGATCTTCTACAGCAGTTATTTATTCTTCTGCTGATATGTTTACAGATCAGGCTGATCAGATGGTTCATGGAAACAACCTTATATTATTTGGAAATACCTTGAAATCACTTGTAAGTTTTGATGTTGAACTGGTTACAATTCCTTCTAAAGCGGCTGATTCACCGATAACTATGGCAGGGCAGACTGCGATATTCTTTATGCTGATTATGCTTTTGACGGTTGTTCTTATTTTTGCAAGCGGTCTTGGAGTATGGATCTCAAGGAGAAAGAGATAA
- a CDS encoding DUF4340 domain-containing protein produces MKSQKIQLFILLICLIVFASGYFGLKAYNKRAEAKESEPRYTALSISENTDVTSLKVVNSNGEFEVVKDGEEWKFKDSDEDIDEDKLAKKINCIKGITSDQIIEKADNLADYGLDNPSIIITASLSDGSSHKIKVGSYNSAANKYYLSVDDDSVVYTVDSSIHTNYQFTLDEIKTKADNKND; encoded by the coding sequence ATGAAGAGTCAAAAAATACAATTATTTATTTTATTGATATGTCTGATAGTTTTTGCTTCAGGTTATTTTGGATTGAAAGCATATAACAAAAGAGCGGAGGCTAAAGAAAGCGAACCTAGATATACGGCACTTTCCATTTCAGAGAATACAGATGTTACATCACTTAAAGTAGTAAATTCCAATGGTGAGTTTGAAGTGGTGAAAGATGGTGAAGAATGGAAATTTAAAGATTCCGATGAAGATATAGATGAAGATAAACTGGCAAAAAAAATAAATTGCATTAAAGGTATTACTTCAGATCAGATAATCGAAAAGGCTGACAACTTAGCTGATTATGGACTTGATAATCCTTCTATTATTATAACCGCTTCGCTTTCGGACGGAAGTTCACACAAAATCAAGGTTGGAAGCTACAATTCAGCCGCAAATAAGTATTATCTCAGCGTTGATGATGACAGTGTCGTATATACTGTTGATAGCAGTATACATACAAACTATCAATTTACTCTTGATGAGATAAAGACTAAAGCAGATAATAAAAACGATTAA